The Notoacmeibacter ruber DNA segment GAATCCGGCCCGAGAATCGGGTATTCCTTGAGGACGATCTTCAGATCGGGATTGGCCGCGATGGCTTTCTGCGCCTCGCCATAGGCCTGCCGGCAGTAGCCGCAATTGTAGTCGAAAAATTCCACCACTGTCTTCGATCCATCAGGGTTGCCGAGGACGGCGTCTTCTGCGCTGCCGAACAAGTCCTTCTGCGCTTCGGCTTGCTGCTTCTCCGTCAGGGCCCGCGAGACCTCGACCAGAATTTCCGGATTCTCAAGCAGATACTCCCGCACGATCTGCTCGATATCAGATCGGGTCATGGCGGCTGGCGCATCCTGGGCTCCGGCCGGTCCCGCGATCATCAGCGTGCCGGCAACAGCGACAGGAACGAGCTTTGTAGAGAGACGGAACATTCAGAAATTCCTTTCGGCGAACCGCGTCAGCGCTTCTTCGTTATGATGGGTTTGTAGTCGATGATGTCCTGAGCGCGAAGCCAGATCGGGCTGCCGCGGGGCGCTCTGGTTTGCGAACGAGCGGCAAAGATCTTCGCTTCCTTGATCTTGCCCGAGTAGAAGAGCTCGTTCGCCGAGGAAAGCTCCGCCGCCGCTACATCGCCTGTCATGCCATATGCCTGAGCGAGAAAACGCCAGCCCATCGGCGTTTCCGGGTCCGACCGCAGGGCACTCTCGAGAGCCTGAACAGCTTGGCGGGCCTGGTCTGGCTGGCCCGTGGCAACGAGCGCTTGCGCCTGCAGGCTGGCCAGAACCGCCGAATTGCCGCCATCGAGTTGCCGCGCGCGACCATAGGCATTCGCCGCGTCCGAAGCACGGTTGAGGCGTATCAGAGCATCGCCGCGCAATTCGTGGAAATAGGGGTAATTGGGTCGCGCCCGCAGAAGCGAATCGGCTTTTTTCAGCGCTCTCTGTGGAGAGCCATGGAGGAGCTCAGTCATGGCAGCGGCGTAGTCGCGGGCAAGAGAGCTTTGCAGCCTGGAAGTCACACGTCCTGCTGAACGGCTTGTATAGGCAGCGATTTTCGCTCTCGCCAGATCGTGCCTTTCCTGAAGGGTTGGATCATCCTTCTTGTCGAAATATGGACTCTGCATCGCAAGCGTCCGCAGCGCCTGAAGGCGATCCTGGGGCAGGGGATGGCTCATCACGTAAGGATCTCGACGAACGCCCGCCAAAGCGGAGCCTCTGGCCATGGATTCGAAGATGGTCAGCATTCCGCGCGGCGATTGCCCGGTCTTGCGAAGGTAATCGAGTGCGCTCCGATCGGCCGTCATCTCTTCGGTTCGGGCGTAGGAAAGAAGCGTCCGCCGCGAGGCCTCGACACCGCCCGCAGCGGTCGCCGCGCCCACGCCAGGCAGATTGCTTGAGCCGGCTGCCATACCGGCCGCCGCCACGCCCGCACCAAGCAGTGAGGTAATCACGGCCAATGTCTGCGCGCCACGCGCCTGGTCACGCAAACGATGCAGATGGCCGCCTGCCAGGTGCGCCGCCTCATGCGCGATGA contains these protein-coding regions:
- a CDS encoding DsbA family protein, producing MFRLSTKLVPVAVAGTLMIAGPAGAQDAPAAMTRSDIEQIVREYLLENPEILVEVSRALTEKQQAEAQKDLFGSAEDAVLGNPDGSKTVVEFFDYNCGYCRQAYGEAQKAIAANPDLKIVLKEYPILGPDSEDAHIVAVALRRIAPGKYAEFHNNMYTTDGRATEEKAVEIATDLGVDEDELRAAMSEEETVQQLEKTQKLGRALQVNGTPTYFDENGPFGFDSLVSRTAPQEAQDG
- a CDS encoding M48 family metalloprotease, yielding MIRLTLRSLCCRPFAVLAALALVLTSIPTPLLAAGSGRDLNVVRDAEIEQLIGLYSRPIFQAAGIDPRRVSIVLVNDPGLNAFVDGRRLFMNTGTILAAEHPNQVIGVIAHEAAHLAGGHLHRLRDQARGAQTLAVITSLLGAGVAAAGMAAGSSNLPGVGAATAAGGVEASRRTLLSYARTEEMTADRSALDYLRKTGQSPRGMLTIFESMARGSALAGVRRDPYVMSHPLPQDRLQALRTLAMQSPYFDKKDDPTLQERHDLARAKIAAYTSRSAGRVTSRLQSSLARDYAAAMTELLHGSPQRALKKADSLLRARPNYPYFHELRGDALIRLNRASDAANAYGRARQLDGGNSAVLASLQAQALVATGQPDQARQAVQALESALRSDPETPMGWRFLAQAYGMTGDVAAAELSSANELFYSGKIKEAKIFAARSQTRAPRGSPIWLRAQDIIDYKPIITKKR